A genomic segment from Moorena sp. SIOASIH encodes:
- a CDS encoding transposase: MGRRVSSKSPQDKLERITRLQTAIASLETYKNFFEGQGELAPSGVWVARYQVRQPQKAYWYYKLQASSPSFTTTGKAPKLSKYKHLGKAGSEAHVAGVMAVARRTIVSELQKTIDSLKNSLLDISFDSEQEDI, encoded by the coding sequence ATGGGCAGAAGAGTTTCCAGTAAGTCACCACAAGATAAACTAGAGAGAATAACTCGTTTACAGACGGCAATTGCTAGTCTCGAAACCTACAAAAATTTCTTCGAGGGTCAAGGAGAACTCGCCCCGTCAGGTGTCTGGGTAGCGCGTTATCAAGTTCGACAGCCCCAAAAAGCCTACTGGTATTACAAATTACAAGCCAGTTCACCCTCCTTCACAACCACAGGTAAAGCGCCCAAGTTAAGTAAATATAAGCATTTGGGGAAGGCTGGAAGTGAAGCCCATGTTGCCGGGGTGATGGCTGTAGCCAGAAGAACCATAGTTTCCGAATTACAAAAAACGATTGATTCTCTTAAAAATAGCTTATTAGATATTTCTTTCGACTCCGAGCAAGAAGATATCTAA
- a CDS encoding MATE family efflux transporter produces the protein MKNYLFLQKYDFLTRFINLTFVNILSGIMVPLATLVSTIFLGHLAEIQYLTGVALAGEIINLFYGLFISLRMSATALTAIAVGQNDREAVLLSGLRHGLLALVIGLAIVLFQYPLGKLGFGLLSADPDTLTSALDYFNARIWSAPATLLRFIIMGWLLGQEKVTSVLIISVVGNALNIIFDYFFIVRWGYGSTGAGISFAISEYITVFIGGIFVCLDLKWSEFKMVIGKVFYFSTFKSTLALNSNLLGANIVLFFVFGLFSYLGVGMGKITYAENALILQLVTLNLFLADALKLSLETVGGTFKGQGQNSKLVPLLWIALGTGIIISILFSITSVLFPQTVFGLFTNHSEITHNIYIYVPWLIVILIASTVAYILMGHFIVLEAGNFVLNSSIIAAVFGFLPTILVMFWFYNNHILLLALSLFFILRIIILAFHIPTTSGGDKRSTKVAV, from the coding sequence ATGAAAAACTACCTTTTCCTTCAAAAATACGACTTTTTAACCCGTTTTATTAACCTAACATTTGTCAATATCCTTTCTGGGATTATGGTTCCCTTAGCAACTCTGGTTAGCACAATTTTTCTCGGACACCTTGCAGAGATACAATATCTCACTGGAGTTGCTTTAGCAGGAGAAATTATCAATTTATTTTATGGCTTGTTTATCTCTTTACGGATGAGTGCTACGGCATTAACAGCAATTGCAGTGGGACAAAACGATCGCGAGGCAGTATTGCTGAGTGGATTACGACATGGGTTACTCGCTTTAGTCATTGGCTTGGCGATCGTTCTCTTCCAATACCCTTTAGGAAAATTAGGTTTTGGGTTGCTCAGTGCAGATCCAGATACCCTAACTTCGGCTCTTGACTATTTTAATGCCAGAATTTGGAGTGCTCCGGCTACCTTACTTCGATTTATCATTATGGGCTGGCTCCTCGGGCAGGAAAAAGTAACCAGTGTTTTAATTATATCAGTTGTGGGCAATGCACTCAACATTATTTTTGATTATTTCTTCATTGTTCGTTGGGGATATGGCAGTACAGGAGCCGGAATTTCCTTTGCAATCAGTGAATATATAACCGTGTTTATCGGGGGGATCTTTGTTTGTTTAGACCTGAAATGGTCAGAATTTAAAATGGTGATTGGTAAAGTGTTTTACTTCTCCACTTTTAAATCGACTCTGGCTTTAAATAGCAATTTATTAGGCGCTAATATTGTTTTATTTTTTGTCTTTGGCTTGTTTTCCTATCTTGGAGTCGGGATGGGTAAAATAACCTATGCCGAAAATGCTTTAATCCTCCAATTGGTTACCCTCAATCTCTTTCTAGCTGATGCATTAAAACTGAGTTTGGAAACCGTGGGTGGAACATTTAAGGGTCAGGGACAAAATAGTAAATTGGTTCCCCTTTTATGGATTGCTTTAGGCACGGGTATTATTATTAGTATTCTTTTTTCAATAACCTCGGTTCTATTTCCTCAAACTGTATTTGGTCTGTTCACAAACCATAGTGAAATCACCCATAACATTTACATTTATGTTCCTTGGTTAATTGTGATATTAATTGCCAGCACAGTCGCTTATATTTTAATGGGGCATTTTATTGTTTTGGAAGCGGGCAATTTTGTTCTAAATTCCTCTATCATTGCTGCAGTATTTGGTTTTTTACCTACGATCCTTGTTATGTTTTGGTTTTATAATAATCATATCCTATTGTTAGCTCTATCTTTATTTTTTATCCTGCGTATTATCATTCTTGCATTTCATATACCGACTACTTCAGGGGGCGACAAGAGGTCTACAAAAGTTGCTGTATAA
- a CDS encoding MerR family DNA-binding transcriptional regulator: MTVYGTTRYSMYVVNVSQVTKYLKPREASELLGVNVRTLARWENAGIIQAIKTPSGQRRYDVESYTLGFRVKKQTVLYCRVSSHAQKPDLNRQVAQLQALYSEARTIKLLKVKSVQ, from the coding sequence TTGACAGTTTACGGCACAACACGCTACTCTATGTATGTTGTCAACGTTAGTCAGGTGACCAAGTATCTTAAACCTAGAGAAGCCTCTGAGTTACTAGGCGTTAACGTCAGGACGTTAGCGAGATGGGAAAACGCCGGAATTATCCAAGCAATTAAAACACCATCAGGACAACGGAGATATGATGTAGAATCCTATACTCTTGGCTTCAGAGTCAAAAAACAAACAGTGCTTTATTGTCGAGTTTCTAGTCATGCTCAGAAGCCAGATTTAAACAGGCAAGTGGCCCAATTGCAAGCTTTATACTCAGAAGCCAGAACTATAAAATTATTAAAGGTGAAGTCAGTCCAGTAG